AGGTGGCCATGTCCAACGACGTCGCCGCCAACGCCACCACCGAGGCTCAGGGCGTCAATGCCCGTGTCACCGGTCTGGCCGGGGCCGCCGACAAGATCGGCGAGATCATCGAGATGATCACCGGCATCGCCGAACAGACCAACCTTTTGGCCCTTAACGCCACCGTCGAGGCGGCGCGTGCCGGTGACGCCGGCAAAGGCTTTGCCGTGGTCGCCTCGGAAGTCAAGAACCTGGCGCGCCAGACCGTGCGGGCCACCGAGGACATCTCGACCCAGGTCTCCACCATCCAGCGCGAAACCCACCAGACGGTGGGCGCCATCCAGGGTATCGGCACCACCATTTCCTCCATGGATGGCATCACCACCGCCATCGCCGCCGCCATCGAGGAACAGGGCGCCGCCACCCAGGAAATCGCCCGCAACATCGACCATGCCGCCAGCGGCACCAATCAGGTCTACGAGAACATCAACGAAGTCAGCCGTACCATCCACGAAACCGACGAAGCGGCCAAGGAAGTGCTGGCGGCGGTGGAAGACCTGCAGGTCCAGGCCAAGACTCTGCGGCACGAGGTAGACAGCTTCCTGACCGGCATCCGCGAAGTTTAGACATTTTCCGGAACACCTCTGAACGGGCCGCCCGGCTTTGGCTGGGCGGCCCGTTGCTTTGGTATTACCCCTCGTCAATGGGGTGGACGGCGGCGGCAAAACGGTTTAATTGGCATAAACATACCGATTCACCGCCCATTCGGGCGGGGGCCAAGCCACCATCTGGGGGAGGTTCTTCAGCGTTGCGCGATCATTTGCTGCATATGGCCGAGGCGGACCGCCGGCTGCGCCAGCAACTGGCTCTGTCGGGGGAATTGTTTGCCGGCTATCACCCGGACATGCGCACCTTGCACGAAGCCAACGCGCGTGAGCTGGAACTGGCCGTCGATGACGAGGGCTGGCCCAATATCCACGAGACCGGCGAAGATGGTGTCGAGGCGGCTTTCCTGATCGCACTCCACGCCATCTCGCGCCCGGCCTTTCAGCGCCGCTGCCTGACCTTGATGAAATCGGCGGCCAATCGCGGCGATATTCCCGCCCGTCACCCGGCCATGTTGGAAGACCGCATCCGCGCTTTCGAGGGTCGTCCCCAGCTTTACGGCACCCAACTGGACTGGGATGATGACGGCCATCTGATGCCGCTGCCCATCGAAAACGAAGGCGACGTCGATAGCCGCCGGGCCAAGGTCGGCCTGCCGCCCTTGTCGCAGACGGTGGCGGAAAGTGAAGCTCAGGCTCGCCAACAGGGCCAACACCCACCGGCGGAATGGCTGCACCGTCAGCACGCCATGGCGGCTTTCGCGCACGAGGTCGGCTGGAGGTAGCTGTCCGTGAACGGCCCCGTGCGGCTGGCGGCAGCGAAAAAACCTGAACCAAAGCCTCAAACAAAAAACCCGTTGCCCAAAGGCAACGGGTTTTTGTTGGTGCGACCAGGGAGACTCGAACTCCCACGACTTACGTCACACGCACCTCAAGCGTGCGCGTCTACCAGTTCCGCCATGGTCGCACGCTGGTAGAACCCCAAAAGACCTTGCTAATGGGGAGACAGGGGAATACCAAATCGCCCCTGGTTAATCAAGTGGACTTTCCCAAAGGCGACAAAGCAATGGAATGGCGGATCAGCGAGCAATTGGTGCCCTACCCGGAAGCCCTGGCCTTCATGGAGGAGCGGGTGGCCGCCATCCGGGCCGGCACCGCGCCCGAATGCGTGTGGCTGCTGGAACATCCGCCGCTTTATACCGCCGGCACCAGCGCCGATCCCAAGGACTTGCTGGCGCCCGACCGTTTCCCCGTCTACCAGACCGGGCGCGGCGGCCAATACACCTATCACGGCCCCGGCCAGCGGGTGGCTTATGTCATGCTGGACCTGAAGGCCCGGGGTGGCGACGTGCGCGGCTATGTGCACGATCTGGAGGAATGGGTGATCCGGGCGCTGGATCGTTTTCTGGTCAAGGGCGAGCGCCGCGATGGCCGCGTCGGCATCTGGGTCAATCGCGGCATGGGGCGCGAAGACAAGGTCGCCGCCATCGGCGTACGGGTCCGCCACTGGGTGACTTTTCACGGCATCGCCATCAACGTCGAGCCCGACCTGTCGCACTTTTCCGGCATCGTGCCCTGCGGCATCAGTCAGTACGGCGTCACCTCGCTGTGGGATCTGGGCCTGACACCGACCCTGGAGGACGTGGATTCCGCCCTGATCGGCGCCTGGGACGAAGTATTCGTCAGGCCTGAAACGCCTTGACGGCGTTGATCAGGCCCGCGGTGGAACAATCATGGGCCCCCGGCTGATCGGCACCGGTCAGTTGCGGCAGGATTTTCTTGGCCAATTGCTTGCCCAGTTCAACCCCCCATTGGTCGAAGGAATTGATGTCCCAGAGAATGCCCTGGACGAACACCTTGTGTTCATAAAGAGCGATCAGCATGCCCAGGGTATAGGGGTCCAACAGCTTGTAGAGCAGGGTGTTGGTCGGGTGGTTGCCGGCAAACACCCGGTGCGCCGCCTGAGCGTCGGCGAGATCGGGGTTTTCCGCCTTGACCTCGTCCAGGGTCTTGCCGCGCATCAGCGCCTCGGGCTGGGCCAGGAAGTTGGACAGCAGCAAGGTGTGATGCTCACCCACCGGATTGTGGGTGTTGGCGGCGGCCAGGAAGTCGCAGGGGATCAGCTTGGTGCCCTGGTGGATCAGCTGGTAGAAGGCGTGTTGGCCGTTGGTGCCCGGTTCGCCGAAGATGATCGTGCCGGTTTGCCAGCTGACCGTGCTGCCGTCGCGGGCCACGCTTTTGCCGTTTGATTCCATGTCCAATTGCTGCAAATAGGCGGGCAGCCGGTGCAGGTACTGGTCATAGGGCAGCACCGCATGAGCGTGGGCGTCCATGAAATTGTTGTACCAAACCCCCAAAAGCCCCATGACCACCGGCATGTTGGCGGCAAGCGGTGCGCTGCGGAAATGCTCGTCCATGGCGGCGGCGCCGTCGAGCAGGCGGCGGAAATCGTTAAAACCGATGGCGACCGCGATGGACAGGCCGATGGCCGACCACAGCGAATAGCGTCCGCCCACCCAATCCCAGAACTCGAACATATGATCGGTATCGATGCCGAACGCGGCCACCGCCGGGGCATTGGTGGACAGGGCGACGAAATGGCTGGCCACCGCGCCCGGCCCCAATCTGTCCACCAACCAGCCCTTGGCGGTATGGGCGTTGGCCATGGTTTCCTGGGTGGTGAAGGTCTTGGAGGCGACGATGAACAAGGTGCTTTCCGGGTCGCACAGCTTCAGCGTCTCGGCCATGTGGGTACCGTCGACGTTGGAGACGAAGCGCACCCGCAATCCGTCCTTGTGATAGGGCCGCAACGCTTCCGACACCATCACCGGCCCCAAATCGGAGCCGCCGATGCCGATATTGACCACGTCGGTGATGACCTTACCGGTGGCGCCGCGCCAGTCGCCGTTGCGCACCGCCTGGGCGAAATGGCCCATCTTGTCCAAGACGGCGGCCACCTCCGGGCGACCACCGCCACGCAAGGCGGTGTGCAGGACAGCGCGACCCTCGGTGGTGTTGATCTTGGCGCCGCTGAACATGGCATCGCGGGCGGTTTCCAACCCAGCCTGCTCGGCCAGGCGGATCAGCAAGTCCATGGTGTGGCCCGTGATGCGGTTCTTGGAATAATCCAAGAGCACGTCGCCCAGGCGAAGGGAAAAGCGGTCGAAACGGCCAGGATCGTCAGCGAACAATGTCCGCATGTGGCTTGCCGCCATCTCTCCGGCATGCACGCTCAAGTCCCGCCATGCCGGCAGGTCGATCGGATGCGCCATGTTGGACCCCTTCCCACCCATTGTTATTGGTCCAATGGTAGCAGAGCCGCCCCACCCGGACCATCCCCCCCTGCCCCTGCGTTTTTGCGTTGGCAGCATGGCGCGGGCGGTCTATGCTGATCGGCAACACAAAGTCGCATAATATTTTGGGGCTGACCGATGCTTCGCTTACACGCCGCCTTGGCCGTTTTCTGTCTGCTGCCGTATTCGGCCCAGGCGCATTTTCAGGAGTTGATCCCCAACGCCGACATCGTCGCCGAGAGTGGTGATCGCAGCGTCAGCCTGGACATCACCTTCACCCACCCCATGGAAGGCGGCCCGGTGATGGAGATGGGGGCGCCGGTGCGCATGGGCGTGGTATCGCCCGCCGGCAAGGAGGATCTGAAAAAGGCCCTGGTGCCGGTGACGAAGGGGGCGGGCAAGACCGCCTATACCCTGTCGCATAAGCTGAAGGCGCCGGGCGATTACGTCTATTTCATCGAACCCGCCCCCTATTGGGAACCGGCGGAAGGCAAGCAGATCATCCACTACACCAAAGTGGTCGTCGATCTCGGCTCGGGCGAGGGCTGGGATAGTCTGGTCGGCCTGCCGGTGGAGATCGAGCCCCTGGTCCGCCCCTATGGCCTGTGGACCGGCAATCTGTTCCGCGGCATCGTCCGTCACAACGGCAAACCGGTGCCCTTCGCCGAGATCGAGGTGGAATGGAAGAATGACGGCAGCGTCAAGGCGCCGTCCGACCCCTTCATCACCCAGGTGATCAAGGCTGACAGCCAAGGCGCCTTCGCCTATGCCGTGCCGCGCGCCGGCTGGTGGGGCTTCGCCGCCCTGATCGACGGCAAGCCGATGAAGGGCCCCGACGGCAAGTCGGCTCCCACCGAATTGGGTGGGCTGATGTGGGTCAAAGCGGTGGACATGAAGTAATGGCTCATATCCCCGATGGCATCGTTTCCACCCCTGTGTTGCTGGCAGGCGCCGTCATCGCCGCCGCCGGCATCGGACTGGGCCTGCGCCGGCTGACCCCGGAGCGGCTGCCCAAGGTGGCGGTACTGTCGGCCTTATTCTTCGTCGCCTCACTGGTGCATTTCCCCGTCGGCCTGACCAGCGTGCATCTGATGCTGGGCGGACTGGCCGGAGTGCTGTTGGGCCTCGCCGCCTTTCCCGCCATCGCCGTCGGCCTGATTTTGCAAGCCGTGCTGTTCGGTTTCGGCGGCTTGCTGGTGCTCGGGGTCAATATCGCCAATATCGCCCTGCCCGCCGTGGTGCTGGGCCTAGCCGGACGCACCATGCTGGCGCGCCCGGCTTTGGCCGGTCTGGTGGCCGGCGGTGGCGCGGTGGCCGGCACCGCCCTGATGGTGGCCCTGTCCCTGGCCATGTCGGGACGCGAATTCCAGGTCGGTGCTCAGGCGCTGGCCGTCACCTATGTGCCGCTGCTGGCGGTCGAGGCGGTGTTCACCGCCGCTCTTTTGGGTTTGTTGGTCAAGGTCAAGCCCGAGGCATTGCGATGAGACATATCCTATGCGCCCTGTGCCTGCTGCTGGCCTGCACCGGCCCGGCCCTGGCCCATAAGCTCAAACTGTTCGTCACCAGCGAGGGCGGACAGGTGAGCGGCAGCCTGTATTTCGCCGGCGGCGGCAAGGCTGGCCAACTGGACGGCCACGTGTTGGACGCCGCCGGACAGGTGGTGGCGCAGCTACGCACCGGCGATGACGGCTCGTTCAGTTTCACCCCGCCCGACGGGGCCGCCTATCGCATCCGCTTCGAAAGCGCCGACGGCCACATGGCCGAAGCCGGCATCGGCGCCGCTCCAACCGTGATTCCCCCTACCATCACCAGTACGGCCCCCGATCTCGACGCGGCCCTGGCCAGCCAGTTGCGGCCCTTGCGCGAACAGATCGATGCCCTGGAAAACCGTACCCGCTTATCCGACATCATCGGCGGCATCGGCATCATTTTCGGGCTGTTCGGCTGTTATGCCTGGATCGCGGCGCGGCGAAAGGAACGGACATGAGCAGCATCGCCCTGACCGCTGCCGGCTCGCCCCTGGACCCGCCGGCCCAGGCCCGCCCGCTGCTGGCCCGGCTTGATCCGCGCAGCCGGGTGCTGGCGGCCCTGGCCTTCGCCGTCGGCGTGGTGTGCTGCCAGTCGGTCCCCGCCTTGCTGTTCGCCGGCGCCCTGGCGGTGGGATTGGCCATCCTCGCCCGACTGGCGCCCGCCACCACCCTGCGCCGGGTGCTGGCGGTGGAAGGCTTCATGCTGCTGACCCTGGCCAGTTTGCCTTTCACCATGGGCGGCGAGCCGGCCTTGACCCTGTTGGGCTTCACCGCCGGTTGGGACGGCTTCCACCGCGCCGGCATCATCATGCTGAAATCCAGCGCCGTGTTGTTGGCCACCCTGGCCCTGCTTGGCACCTTGGACATGCCGGCCCTGGGCCATGCCCTGGCCCGGCTGGGGCTGCCGCTGCGCTTCGTCGCCCTGTTTTTGTTCACCGTGCGCTATATCGACGTGCTGTACCGCGAATATGCCCGCCTGCGTCTGGCCATGCGGGCGCGCGGCTTCCGCCCACACGCGTCGCTGCATTGCTGGCGCTCGCTCGGCCATCTGTTCGGCATGCTGCTGGTGGGCAGCCTGGAACGGTCGGAACGCATTCATGCCGCCATGCGCTGCCGTGGTTTCGACGGGCGCTTTCATTTGCTTGACGAACATCGTCCGGGCAGGCTGGATTGGGGCTTCGGCGCGGTGCAGACCGCGTCCTTGCTGCTTCTGGCCGTATTGGATGTCTGGTGACCCCACCCTTGTTTCAGCTTCAGGATATTCGCTTCGGCTATGACCCGGATCATCCGGTGCTGGCTGGGGTCGATTTCACCCTGGCGGCGGCGGAGCGGGTGGCCCTGTGCGGCGCCAATGGTTCGGGCAAGACCACGCTGCTGCATGTCATGGTCGGCCTGCTGACCCCGTCATCGGGAAGCGTCACCGCCTTTGGCCGCGAGCGCCGCCGCGAAAGCGATTTCCACGAGGTCCGCGCCCAGGCCGGCTTGTTGTTCCAGGATTCCGACGACCAGCTTTTTTGTCCCACCGTGGCCGAGGATGTCGCCTTCGGCCCGCTGAACCTGGGCCAAAGCCGGGCCGAGGCGCGGCAAGCGGCGGAAGACGCCCTGGCCCAAGTGGGATTGGATGGGTTCGGCCATCGGGTCACCCACAAATTGTCGGGCGGACAGAAGCGGCTGGTGGCCTTGGCCTCGGTGCTGGCCATGCGACCACAGGTGCTGCTGCTGGACGAACCCACCAACGGTCTGGACCGCGATTCCCGCGCCCGTCTGCTCGCCGTGTTGGCCGGGCTACCGCAAGCCATGGTGATCATCGCTCATGACGACGATGCCCTGGCGGTACTGACCCGCCGCCGGGTGGTTCTGGAAGCCGGGCGCCTGTTGGGCTAAACTTGGCGAAACCGTACCGCCCGGAGGTTACCATGCACGATTCCCATCACGGCCCGCACAGCCATGGCCACAAACACGCCCATGGTCATGAGCACAGCCACGTGCATGCGCATGAACACACCCATGGCGAGGTCAGCCACACTCATCCGCACGCCCATGCCCACAGCCACGAGCATCTGCACCAGCACAGCCACCCCCATGCGCATGAGGGCGATGAAGCCCATGCCCATGGTCACGACGATGCCAAGCATGCCTGGAAGCCGCACGACCACCAGCACGCGGCGGATGAACTCCCCGATCACGACCATCAGCATTAAGCCGACCACACCAGCGGCTCGAACGGGCGCAGATTATCCAGGAATTGATTGGTGCTGGCGGCCCAACTGAAGCTCAGCGCATGGTCGCGGCAGAGCTCTGGGTCGATGGTCACCGCCCGCAATGCCGCCTGTCGCAGATCGTCGGCCAGTACCCCGGCGGGGGAATCGCCGATCACGTCCAGCGGTCCGGGCACCGCATAGGCCGCCACCGGCAGGCCTGAGGCCAGGGCCTCCAGCAGCACCAGACCGAACGTGTCGGTCCGCGAGGGGAAGACGAAAACGTCCGCCCCGGCATAATGACAGGCCAGATCCTCGCCGTGACGGGCGCCGACGAAGCGCACCTCGGGGTGCTTCCGACGCAAATCCTCCAGTTGCGGGCCGTCGCCGACCACCACCTTGGATCCTGGCAGATCGAGGTCGAGAAAGGCCTGAATGTTCTTTTCCACCGCCACCCGACCCACATACAGGAAGATCGGGCGCGGCAGGTCGCCCCATGGCCCGTCCGCCTGTCGGCATTCGGGGCGCGGGCGGAACAATTGGGTATCCACCCCCCGCGACCAGCGCCCGATATTGGCGAAACCGCGCTGGGTCAGCTCGTCCTCGATGCCCTGGGTCGCCACCATGATGCGCGACGACGCACCGTGAAAGCGGCGCATCACCGCATAGGACAAAGCCAGCGGCACCCGCCAGCGGGCCTGGACGTATTCGGGGAACTTGGTGTGATAGGCGGTGGTGAAGGGAATGGCCCGGCGCAGGCAATAGCGTCTGGCCGCCCAACCCAGCGGCCCCTCGGTGGCGATGTGGATGGCGCAGGGCTGGGCCTGTTCGATCATCCGCCTGAGCTTGGCGCCGGGCTTCACCGCCAGTCGGATTTCGGGATAGCTGGGGCAGGGCAGCG
This is a stretch of genomic DNA from Magnetospirillum gryphiswaldense MSR-1 v2. It encodes these proteins:
- a CDS encoding DUF6624 domain-containing protein; translated protein: MRDHLLHMAEADRRLRQQLALSGELFAGYHPDMRTLHEANARELELAVDDEGWPNIHETGEDGVEAAFLIALHAISRPAFQRRCLTLMKSAANRGDIPARHPAMLEDRIRAFEGRPQLYGTQLDWDDDGHLMPLPIENEGDVDSRRAKVGLPPLSQTVAESEAQARQQGQHPPAEWLHRQHAMAAFAHEVGWR
- the lipB gene encoding lipoyl(octanoyl) transferase LipB → MEWRISEQLVPYPEALAFMEERVAAIRAGTAPECVWLLEHPPLYTAGTSADPKDLLAPDRFPVYQTGRGGQYTYHGPGQRVAYVMLDLKARGGDVRGYVHDLEEWVIRALDRFLVKGERRDGRVGIWVNRGMGREDKVAAIGVRVRHWVTFHGIAINVEPDLSHFSGIVPCGISQYGVTSLWDLGLTPTLEDVDSALIGAWDEVFVRPETP
- the pgi gene encoding glucose-6-phosphate isomerase, coding for MAHPIDLPAWRDLSVHAGEMAASHMRTLFADDPGRFDRFSLRLGDVLLDYSKNRITGHTMDLLIRLAEQAGLETARDAMFSGAKINTTEGRAVLHTALRGGGRPEVAAVLDKMGHFAQAVRNGDWRGATGKVITDVVNIGIGGSDLGPVMVSEALRPYHKDGLRVRFVSNVDGTHMAETLKLCDPESTLFIVASKTFTTQETMANAHTAKGWLVDRLGPGAVASHFVALSTNAPAVAAFGIDTDHMFEFWDWVGGRYSLWSAIGLSIAVAIGFNDFRRLLDGAAAMDEHFRSAPLAANMPVVMGLLGVWYNNFMDAHAHAVLPYDQYLHRLPAYLQQLDMESNGKSVARDGSTVSWQTGTIIFGEPGTNGQHAFYQLIHQGTKLIPCDFLAAANTHNPVGEHHTLLLSNFLAQPEALMRGKTLDEVKAENPDLADAQAAHRVFAGNHPTNTLLYKLLDPYTLGMLIALYEHKVFVQGILWDINSFDQWGVELGKQLAKKILPQLTGADQPGAHDCSTAGLINAVKAFQA
- a CDS encoding DUF4198 domain-containing protein; this translates as MLRLHAALAVFCLLPYSAQAHFQELIPNADIVAESGDRSVSLDITFTHPMEGGPVMEMGAPVRMGVVSPAGKEDLKKALVPVTKGAGKTAYTLSHKLKAPGDYVYFIEPAPYWEPAEGKQIIHYTKVVVDLGSGEGWDSLVGLPVEIEPLVRPYGLWTGNLFRGIVRHNGKPVPFAEIEVEWKNDGSVKAPSDPFITQVIKADSQGAFAYAVPRAGWWGFAALIDGKPMKGPDGKSAPTELGGLMWVKAVDMK
- the cbiM gene encoding cobalt transporter CbiM, with product MAHIPDGIVSTPVLLAGAVIAAAGIGLGLRRLTPERLPKVAVLSALFFVASLVHFPVGLTSVHLMLGGLAGVLLGLAAFPAIAVGLILQAVLFGFGGLLVLGVNIANIALPAVVLGLAGRTMLARPALAGLVAGGGAVAGTALMVALSLAMSGREFQVGAQALAVTYVPLLAVEAVFTAALLGLLVKVKPEALR
- the cbiQ gene encoding cobalt ECF transporter T component CbiQ, whose product is MSSIALTAAGSPLDPPAQARPLLARLDPRSRVLAALAFAVGVVCCQSVPALLFAGALAVGLAILARLAPATTLRRVLAVEGFMLLTLASLPFTMGGEPALTLLGFTAGWDGFHRAGIIMLKSSAVLLATLALLGTLDMPALGHALARLGLPLRFVALFLFTVRYIDVLYREYARLRLAMRARGFRPHASLHCWRSLGHLFGMLLVGSLERSERIHAAMRCRGFDGRFHLLDEHRPGRLDWGFGAVQTASLLLLAVLDVW
- a CDS encoding energy-coupling factor ABC transporter ATP-binding protein; protein product: MTPPLFQLQDIRFGYDPDHPVLAGVDFTLAAAERVALCGANGSGKTTLLHVMVGLLTPSSGSVTAFGRERRRESDFHEVRAQAGLLFQDSDDQLFCPTVAEDVAFGPLNLGQSRAEARQAAEDALAQVGLDGFGHRVTHKLSGGQKRLVALASVLAMRPQVLLLDEPTNGLDRDSRARLLAVLAGLPQAMVIIAHDDDALAVLTRRRVVLEAGRLLG
- a CDS encoding glycosyltransferase family 4 protein yields the protein MRILVVSDAWFPQVNGVVRTLDTLKTELQAAGHDVVMVTPDRFRSLPCPSYPEIRLAVKPGAKLRRMIEQAQPCAIHIATEGPLGWAARRYCLRRAIPFTTAYHTKFPEYVQARWRVPLALSYAVMRRFHGASSRIMVATQGIEDELTQRGFANIGRWSRGVDTQLFRPRPECRQADGPWGDLPRPIFLYVGRVAVEKNIQAFLDLDLPGSKVVVGDGPQLEDLRRKHPEVRFVGARHGEDLACHYAGADVFVFPSRTDTFGLVLLEALASGLPVAAYAVPGPLDVIGDSPAGVLADDLRQAALRAVTIDPELCRDHALSFSWAASTNQFLDNLRPFEPLVWSA